A single window of Bombyx mori chromosome 17, ASM3026992v2 DNA harbors:
- the LOC101744326 gene encoding GSK3B-interacting protein isoform X1 has protein sequence MHSSKLNRSSNKYKGDMSAERVLDAQTWPAEAEAAIGDIRRHVRAASVSSRLRSHHRIYINLTTLEDHTYCIEMSAAGFRVVGRKYDDVSLTGHVNYETPYALLNNISQKYKESFGDELMTKLLHLAGAPEGR, from the exons atgcatTCTAGTAAACTTAATAGGAGTAGCAACAAGTATAAAG GTGACATGAGCGCGGAGCGAGTGCTGGACGCGCAGACGTGGCCCGCGGAGGCCGAGGCGGCCATCGGCGACATCCGGCGCCACGTCCGAGCCGCCAGCGTCTCCTCGCGCCTGCGCAGCCACCACCGCATCTACATCAACCTCACCACGCTCGAGGACCACACCTACTGCATCGAGATGTCGGCGGCCGGCTTCCGCGTCGTCGGCCGGAAGTACGACGACGTCAGCCTCACCGGGCACGTCAACTATGAGACTCCCTACGCGCTGCTCAATAACATCAGCCAGAAATACAAGGAGTCGTTCGGCGACGAACTGATGACCAAACTATTGCATCTCGCCGGTGCCCCAGAGGGCCGATGA
- the LOC101744326 gene encoding GSK3B-interacting protein isoform X2, whose protein sequence is MSAERVLDAQTWPAEAEAAIGDIRRHVRAASVSSRLRSHHRIYINLTTLEDHTYCIEMSAAGFRVVGRKYDDVSLTGHVNYETPYALLNNISQKYKESFGDELMTKLLHLAGAPEGR, encoded by the coding sequence ATGAGCGCGGAGCGAGTGCTGGACGCGCAGACGTGGCCCGCGGAGGCCGAGGCGGCCATCGGCGACATCCGGCGCCACGTCCGAGCCGCCAGCGTCTCCTCGCGCCTGCGCAGCCACCACCGCATCTACATCAACCTCACCACGCTCGAGGACCACACCTACTGCATCGAGATGTCGGCGGCCGGCTTCCGCGTCGTCGGCCGGAAGTACGACGACGTCAGCCTCACCGGGCACGTCAACTATGAGACTCCCTACGCGCTGCTCAATAACATCAGCCAGAAATACAAGGAGTCGTTCGGCGACGAACTGATGACCAAACTATTGCATCTCGCCGGTGCCCCAGAGGGCCGATGA